One window of the Lepeophtheirus salmonis chromosome 7, UVic_Lsal_1.4, whole genome shotgun sequence genome contains the following:
- the LOC121121559 gene encoding divalent metal cation transporter MntH, translated as MKANTKYILDTILNLLYWSTLSACTVGPGTVVTCARAGYAYGFQLIWALGFASILAYTLQEGAARLTINSGRSLGECIRYKYAHAYPIYKTALICWIISISVFIGNTFYEANNFAGGLAAIYTLPPVYETVITRVVTCLIYAAIVIALLVFDSTQSLGYLLGGIMVFMIILFSVVVAHLPVDPLNLLHGTFIPKIPPGSADIVISLVGTTSLGFNLFLGSSMAEGKSMNSMRFGIAFSTLSAFIVSSLILIVGSGVDNKVSKSASSFSIERLSSLVKAITGEVGVYIFSLGFVAAALSSMLAVPLGAGLTIQSVFTDTEDESVEIGKGTQKSTFPKYIYIGLQIVMVIISIVVISSGVKPEHVIQLAQVVNGCILPFFSILLLLCINDSNFMGGENKQPILSNIVMIICVTITLFLAMNSIIDNIFGTFKNDTHFETIKLSCSGVISVLAMTLLLFFGQIYKKILPIN; from the exons gtCAACGCTTTCTGCTTGTACAGTTGGACCTGGAACAGTTGTCACATGTGCAAGGGCCGGATACGCATACGGTTTTCAATTGATATGGGCTCTTGGATTTGCTTCTATATTGGCATACACTTTGCAAGAAGGAGCCGCACGGTTGACGATCAATAGTGGTAGAAGCCTTGGAGAATGCATTAGATATAAATATGCCCATGCTTATCCAATATACAAAACTGCCCTAATTTGTTGGATTATATCCATTTCAGTATTCATTGGAAATACATTTTACGAAGCTAATAACTTTGCTGGAGGGTTGGCTGCCATATATACTTTGCCTCCTGTTTATGAAACTGTAATAACACGAGTAGTGACATGTCTCATTTATGCTGCTATAGTTATTGCACTTTTAGTATTTGATTCGACGCAAAGCCTTGGTTATCTCTTAG gagGCATAATGGTTTTTATGATCATTCTCTTTTCCGTGGTTGTAGCTCATTTGCCTGTTGACCCTCTAAATCTTTTACATGGTACATTCATTCCAAAAATTCCTCCGG GATCTGCTGACATTGTTATATCCCTAGTTGGAACCACGTCCCTTgggtttaatttatttcttggcTCTTCCATGGCAGAAGGCAAGTCCATGAATTCTATGAGATTTGGCATTGCCTTTTCCACTTTATCAGCTTTCATTGTATCTTCATTAATTCTAATTGTTGGGAGTGGTGTAGACAACAAAGTTTCAAAGTCTGCAAGTTCATTCAGTATTGAAAGACTTTCCTCACTT GTTAAAGCAATAACTGGAGAAGTTGGTGTTTACATTTTTTCCTTAGGATTTGTGGCAGCAGCTCTTAGTTCCATGTTAGCTGTACCGTTAGGTGCTGGACTGACCATTCAATCTGTTTTCACAGATACT GAGGATGAGTCCGTGGAAATCGGCAAAGGAACACAGAAAAGTACATTTCCAAAGTACATTTACATTGGATTACAAATAGTAATGGTCATAATTTCAATAGTTGTGATATCGAGTGGAGTGAAGCCAGAGCATGTTATTCAATTGGCACAAGTAGTCAATGGATGCATTTTACcatttttctccattttactccttttatgtataaatgattCCAACTTTATGGGAGGGGAAAATAAGCAGCcgattttgtcaaatattgtaATGATCATTTGCGTCACCATAACTCTGTTTTTAGCTATGAATTCAATCATTGATAACATATTTGGTACTTTCAAAAATGATACTCATTTTGAAACCATCAA GTTAAGTTGTTCAGGTGTAATAAGCGTTTTAGCTATGACCTTGCTGTTGTTTTTTGGAcagatttataagaaaatactgCCAATAAATTGA